From Carya illinoinensis cultivar Pawnee chromosome 5, C.illinoinensisPawnee_v1, whole genome shotgun sequence, one genomic window encodes:
- the LOC122309736 gene encoding NAC domain-containing protein 83-like, whose protein sequence is MEKLNFVKNGVLRLPPGFRFHPTDEELVVQYLKRKVFSCPLPASIIPEVDVCKYDPWDLPGDLEQERYFFSTREAKYPNGNRSNRATGAGYWKATGIDKQIVTSRGNQVVGMKKTLVFYRGKPPRGSRTDWIMHEYRFVNAETTSANAPQKNSTESLAVPMDNWVLCRIFLKKRSSKNEDENVQFGNDKAARKLKVTRPVFYDFMTKDKTDLNLAPASSSSGSSGVTEVSSNESDHDHEESSSCNSFPFLRRKP, encoded by the exons atggaGAAGCTCAACTTTGTTAAGAATGGTGTGCTGAGACTGCCTCCTGGATTTCGTTTCCATCCCACAGATGAAGAGCTTGTTGTTCAATACTTGAAGCGCAAGGTTTTCTCCTGCCCCTTGCCTGCCTCCATCATCCCTGAAGTTGATGTCTGCAAGTATGACCCTTGGGATTTGCCAG GTGATTTGGAGCAAGAGAGGTACTTCTTCAGCACTAGGGAAGCCAAGTATCCCAATGGGAACCGATCCAACAGAGCCACCGGCGCCGGTTACTGGAAGGCCACTGGAATCGACAAGCAAATTGTAACTTCAAGGGGCAACCAAGTTGTGGGGATGAAGAAAACTCTGGTTTTTTATAGAGGAAAGCCTCCACGCGGCTCTAGAACTGATTGGATCATGCATGAATACCGCTTTGTTAATGCTGAAACCACATCCGCCAATGCCCCACAAAAGAACTCAACCGAG AGCCTTGCGGTTCCAATGGACAATTGGGTTCTGTGCCGCAtatttttgaagaaaagaaGCTCTAAAAACGAAGACGAAAACGTACAATTTGGGAACGACAAAGCTGCCCGGAAACTCAAGGTTACCAGGCCTGTTTTCTATGACTTCATGACAAAGGACAAGACGGACTTGAATCTTGCCCCTGCTTCATCCTCTTCTGGCTCAAGCGGAGTCACAGAGGTCTCGTCCAACGAGTCAGATCATGATCACGAAGAAAGCAGTAGTTGCAatagttttccttttttaagaagaaaaccATAA